One window from the genome of Pandoraea fibrosis encodes:
- the pdxR gene encoding MocR-like pyridoxine biosynthesis transcription factor PdxR has translation MSSRISAAMWNQLFLMSARAGMGLQSQIRQMLVSAILDERLMRGAAVPSSRELAEGLGVARNTVVLAYQQLVDEGYLIARERRGYFVNGDILAPRVGSQSAPVKAAPEPAAGTIAPLDPSTPDWEGRYVVRPSGQRNIVKPIDWQQYQYPFIYGQFDPTMFPTADWRECCQKALTIMEIRDWAPDMIARDDETLIQQIRTRVLPRRGVWADADEIVLTNGAQQALYLLADLLVGAHTTVGIEDPGYPDARNIFAIRTPKLVGLPVDEYGVPVDDRLSQCDYVYVTPSHQCPTTTTMPLAHREALLRRAETEDFVLIEDDYESENSYSDIPIPALKSLDRSDRVIYIGSLSKSFAPGLRLGYIVAPAALVAELRALRRLMIRHPSAFIQRSFSMFLALGHHDALLRRLADTYANRAEVLSAALATHMPEASFVQVKGGASCWVRGPENLNANVLAARAKSRGILIEPGDVFFMGDAPPRNMFRLGFSSIRLEHIEAGIIALAEVLRETLATGPGQ, from the coding sequence ATGTCGAGCCGGATTTCTGCGGCGATGTGGAACCAGTTGTTTCTGATGTCGGCGCGCGCCGGCATGGGATTGCAGAGCCAGATACGCCAGATGCTGGTGTCGGCGATTCTGGACGAGCGCCTGATGCGCGGTGCCGCAGTGCCGTCGTCGCGCGAATTGGCGGAAGGTCTCGGCGTGGCGCGCAACACGGTGGTGCTGGCCTACCAGCAACTGGTCGACGAGGGCTATCTGATCGCACGCGAGCGACGCGGCTACTTCGTGAACGGCGACATCCTCGCGCCGCGCGTCGGGTCGCAGAGTGCGCCGGTGAAGGCGGCACCGGAGCCGGCGGCTGGCACCATTGCGCCGCTGGACCCGTCGACGCCGGATTGGGAGGGCCGCTACGTGGTGCGTCCGTCAGGGCAGCGCAACATCGTGAAGCCCATCGACTGGCAGCAGTACCAGTACCCGTTCATTTATGGTCAGTTCGATCCGACCATGTTCCCGACGGCGGACTGGCGCGAATGCTGTCAGAAGGCGCTCACCATCATGGAGATTCGCGACTGGGCGCCGGACATGATCGCGCGCGACGACGAGACGCTCATTCAGCAGATCCGCACGCGCGTATTGCCGCGACGCGGCGTGTGGGCCGACGCCGACGAGATCGTGCTGACCAACGGCGCGCAACAAGCGCTCTATCTACTGGCGGATTTACTGGTCGGCGCGCACACGACGGTAGGGATCGAAGATCCCGGCTACCCCGATGCGCGCAATATCTTCGCGATACGCACGCCCAAGCTGGTCGGTTTGCCCGTCGACGAATACGGGGTGCCTGTCGACGACCGGTTGTCGCAATGCGACTACGTGTACGTGACGCCCTCGCATCAATGCCCGACGACGACCACGATGCCGCTCGCGCATCGCGAAGCCTTGCTGCGTCGCGCGGAGACCGAGGACTTCGTGCTCATCGAGGACGATTACGAAAGCGAGAACAGCTATTCGGACATCCCGATTCCGGCGCTCAAGAGTCTGGACCGCAGCGATCGGGTGATCTATATCGGGAGTTTGTCGAAGTCTTTTGCGCCGGGATTGCGGTTGGGATACATCGTCGCGCCTGCGGCGTTGGTGGCCGAGTTGCGTGCGCTGCGACGCTTGATGATTCGTCATCCGTCGGCGTTTATTCAACGTTCGTTCTCGATGTTCCTCGCGCTGGGCCACCACGACGCCTTGCTGCGCCGTCTGGCGGACACCTACGCCAATCGCGCCGAAGTGCTGAGCGCGGCGCTTGCCACGCATATGCCGGAAGCGTCGTTCGTGCAGGTGAAGGGCGGGGCGTCTTGTTGGGTACGGGGGCCGGAAAACCTCAATGCCAACGTGCTGGCGGCGCGGGCGAAATCGCGCGGCATTCTGATCGAACCGGGCGATGTGTTCTTCATGGGCGATGCGCCGCCACGCAATATGTTCCGGCTGGGCTTCTCCTCGATACGGCTCGAGCATATCGAGGCGGGCATCATCGCGCTGGCCGAAGTGTTGCGTGAAACGTTGGCGACCGGGCCGGGGCAATAG
- a CDS encoding glutathione S-transferase family protein has protein sequence MLSILGRPASINVRKVLWLCHELDTPFVNPPWGDGDPSRELDAPAFVALNPNKMVPVIDDDGFVLWESNSILRYLAASRERVDLYPVAPRERARVDQWIDWQASDLNPAWVYPFKSIVRRAPGYDDARMVASSVARWTELMGVLEQQLQSTQAFVCGDTFTLADIPIGLAVHRWFATPVDRPTLDAVAAYYERLSSNEGFRRYGRNGTP, from the coding sequence ATGCTCAGCATCCTCGGCAGACCGGCGTCCATCAACGTTCGCAAGGTATTGTGGTTGTGTCACGAACTCGACACGCCGTTCGTCAATCCGCCATGGGGTGACGGCGACCCATCGCGCGAGCTGGACGCTCCGGCGTTCGTCGCGCTCAACCCCAACAAGATGGTGCCGGTGATCGACGACGACGGCTTCGTCCTGTGGGAATCCAACAGCATCCTGCGCTACCTTGCCGCTTCGCGTGAACGCGTCGACCTTTATCCCGTTGCACCGCGCGAACGTGCCCGCGTAGATCAATGGATCGACTGGCAGGCCTCGGATCTGAATCCGGCATGGGTGTATCCGTTCAAATCGATCGTTCGTCGCGCCCCGGGATACGACGACGCCCGCATGGTGGCCAGCAGCGTTGCGCGATGGACGGAACTCATGGGCGTGCTCGAGCAGCAATTGCAGTCGACGCAAGCCTTTGTCTGTGGCGATACGTTCACGCTCGCGGACATCCCGATCGGTCTGGCCGTGCATCGCTGGTTCGCCACGCCAGTCGATAGGCCAACGCTCGATGCCGTCGCGGCCTATTACGAACGCCTGTCGTCGAACGAAGGTTTTCGCCGCTACGGACGAAACGGCACGCCCTAA
- a CDS encoding serine hydrolase, with product MTTFQPTRRHALKLAATSLAAPSLLATAPQVLAAGVADVDVAVQRFGALAPQTSNCLIEAGGANGQVWRAAYAPDRQLFVGSAVKTFILAQFLRDTETGRGGLTTLNPCTVDDSVRSPGSPVLVGLTGTTPYRTALECMISHSDNTGTDIALAAVGPDRVRALIADAGLRATRIPDSTRKLFSYLAGADSGVDLGWAGMVKLGNNENLGLKPRTDVINDKQAMLSTASEMVRWYQQSLAGKFFSKPSSLTEYKRIQATADALWMAVPDGHLSFGKGGSLDWESFHCLCFAGQMQVRTTPVTFCFTLNWSGGKLSTERTGEFIDAASAALKAAAAAVPA from the coding sequence ATGACGACATTCCAACCGACCCGGCGCCATGCGCTGAAACTGGCCGCCACGTCGCTGGCCGCACCGTCGCTGCTCGCCACAGCACCGCAGGTACTGGCCGCCGGCGTCGCCGACGTCGATGTCGCCGTACAACGCTTCGGCGCGCTGGCGCCCCAGACATCCAATTGCCTCATCGAAGCCGGCGGGGCCAACGGACAAGTCTGGCGCGCCGCTTACGCACCGGACAGACAATTGTTCGTCGGAAGCGCTGTGAAGACGTTCATCCTCGCGCAATTTCTGCGCGACACCGAAACGGGACGCGGCGGACTCACCACCCTGAACCCCTGCACCGTAGACGACAGCGTGCGCTCGCCCGGCAGTCCGGTGCTGGTCGGGCTGACGGGCACTACGCCTTATCGCACGGCACTCGAGTGCATGATCTCCCACAGCGACAACACCGGCACGGACATCGCACTGGCGGCCGTCGGCCCGGATCGGGTGCGCGCCCTGATTGCCGACGCCGGACTTCGCGCCACCCGCATCCCGGACTCCACCCGCAAACTCTTTTCCTATCTGGCCGGAGCAGACTCCGGCGTCGATCTCGGCTGGGCCGGCATGGTCAAGCTCGGCAACAATGAAAACCTCGGGCTCAAGCCCCGTACCGACGTCATCAACGACAAGCAGGCGATGCTGAGCACAGCCAGCGAAATGGTTCGTTGGTACCAGCAGTCACTGGCCGGGAAGTTCTTCAGCAAGCCGTCGTCGCTGACCGAATACAAGCGCATTCAGGCAACGGCCGACGCGCTCTGGATGGCGGTTCCCGACGGCCATCTGTCGTTCGGCAAAGGGGGCAGCCTCGACTGGGAGTCGTTCCACTGCCTGTGCTTCGCGGGCCAGATGCAAGTCCGCACGACACCCGTGACGTTCTGCTTCACGCTGAACTGGTCCGGCGGCAAGCTGAGCACCGAACGCACCGGCGAGTTCATCGACGCGGCGTCCGCAGCCCTCAAGGCGGCAGCCGCTGCCGTGCCCGCTTAA
- a CDS encoding helix-turn-helix domain-containing protein, which translates to MQKTRLHGDAPFSGTLSAGHFHTFSTADETAPNQLDYWISSAYRAVEARPLQDAPNAPFYGRVASYKGETAQFVHCASSPVDTWLTPGRIRGMLSDEHIAICLLERGEYRVEQSNGERTVLGEGELFMFDCGQPMSSHWTDTSTCYLRLPRPLVRQALGTDPADLGRVATSLSASQLSPFLCAQLRLLAAQGDALGRDELDHAMRVTVDMALFLIGSHLGDARAASDEARWRSGKRQAAYRFMRENAHRHDLTPEIIAAALHCSRAQLYRLFEGEPFSVKAALREIRLQQSKLRLERAGPDAHIGTIAYECGFADQAAFGKVFRQRFGMTPGEARMSGAPR; encoded by the coding sequence ATGCAAAAGACACGCCTTCACGGGGATGCACCTTTCTCGGGCACATTGTCTGCCGGGCATTTCCACACGTTCTCCACGGCCGACGAGACGGCACCCAATCAGCTCGACTACTGGATTTCCAGCGCCTATCGCGCGGTCGAAGCCCGCCCGTTGCAGGACGCCCCCAACGCGCCGTTCTACGGCCGCGTGGCGTCGTATAAAGGCGAGACGGCGCAGTTCGTGCATTGTGCAAGCTCGCCCGTCGACACCTGGCTCACGCCCGGCCGCATACGCGGCATGCTCAGCGACGAACACATTGCCATTTGTCTGCTGGAGCGCGGCGAGTATCGCGTAGAGCAATCGAATGGCGAACGTACCGTGCTGGGCGAGGGTGAGTTATTCATGTTCGATTGCGGACAACCGATGTCGTCGCACTGGACGGACACGTCGACCTGCTATTTGCGCCTGCCGCGCCCGCTCGTGCGACAGGCGTTGGGCACCGACCCCGCCGATCTCGGACGGGTTGCCACGTCGCTCTCGGCGTCGCAACTGTCGCCCTTCCTGTGCGCACAGCTTCGTTTGCTGGCGGCGCAGGGGGATGCGCTGGGTCGCGACGAACTCGATCATGCGATGCGTGTGACGGTCGACATGGCGCTCTTCCTGATCGGGTCGCATCTGGGCGACGCCCGTGCGGCGTCCGACGAGGCGCGCTGGCGCAGCGGCAAACGGCAGGCGGCCTATCGCTTCATGCGCGAGAACGCGCATCGTCACGACCTCACGCCGGAAATCATCGCGGCCGCACTGCATTGTTCGCGTGCGCAGCTCTACCGTTTGTTCGAGGGCGAGCCGTTCAGCGTGAAGGCGGCACTGCGCGAGATTCGTCTGCAACAGAGCAAGCTGCGTCTGGAGCGGGCGGGACCGGATGCGCACATCGGCACCATCGCTTACGAGTGTGGTTTCGCCGATCAGGCGGCCTTCGGCAAAGTCTTCCGCCAACGATTCGGGATGACTCCCGGCGAGGCCCGGATGAGCGGAGCGCCGCGCTGA
- a CDS encoding Rossmann-fold NAD(P)-binding domain-containing protein, giving the protein MRIVLLGASGMVGQGVLRACLAASDVTQILVVGRSALSGYEDPRIKNIVVADLHRFSAADDVFANVDACFFCIGVTSFRMSEPAYRAVTYDLTLHVAEQLVGRSPGMTMVYVSGAGADSSERGRTMWARVRGQTENALQRLPFGQVAIFRPAAIVPEDGIQSRTASYRWLYLVFKPVLALLRHLWPASILTTRVIGNAMLNVVRRGTPQPILERADIYRMSAQTSR; this is encoded by the coding sequence ATGCGAATCGTTCTGTTGGGTGCGAGCGGGATGGTCGGTCAGGGGGTCTTGCGGGCGTGTCTGGCCGCCAGCGACGTGACGCAGATCCTCGTCGTCGGACGAAGCGCGCTGAGCGGTTACGAAGACCCGCGCATCAAAAACATCGTCGTTGCCGATCTCCATCGGTTCAGCGCGGCAGACGACGTCTTTGCCAACGTTGACGCGTGCTTCTTCTGCATTGGTGTAACGTCGTTCCGCATGTCGGAGCCGGCCTACCGTGCAGTGACCTACGACCTCACGCTGCACGTTGCCGAGCAACTGGTCGGGCGCAGCCCCGGCATGACGATGGTGTACGTCTCCGGTGCGGGCGCCGACAGCAGCGAACGCGGCAGGACGATGTGGGCGCGGGTTCGCGGCCAGACGGAGAACGCGCTGCAACGTCTGCCATTCGGACAGGTCGCCATCTTCCGACCGGCCGCCATCGTGCCGGAAGACGGCATTCAGTCGCGAACCGCCAGCTACCGGTGGCTCTATCTCGTGTTCAAACCGGTACTGGCGCTGCTGCGACATCTCTGGCCCGCCAGCATTCTCACGACACGCGTCATCGGCAACGCGATGCTGAACGTCGTGCGCCGGGGCACCCCGCAACCGATACTCGAACGGGCGGACATCTATCGCATGTCCGCCCAGACGTCCCGCTGA
- a CDS encoding class I SAM-dependent methyltransferase, translating into MKLTPHDLKQISAGTLQHYNANADDFREGTRDHDVTQNIAALLRHIDVAPPFTILDFGCGPGRDLKAFTAQGHRAIGLDGAERFVTMARNETGCEVWHQDFLQLDLPHAHFDGIFANAVLFHIPSQDLPRVLRQLHATLKPGGVLFSSNPRGTNQEGWHHGRYGTFHDLDAWRRYVRDAGFTELEHYYRPDGLPREQQPWLASVWRKPAI; encoded by the coding sequence ATGAAACTCACCCCTCACGATCTGAAGCAAATCAGTGCAGGCACATTGCAGCACTACAACGCGAATGCCGACGATTTCCGCGAAGGCACGCGCGACCACGACGTCACGCAGAACATTGCCGCATTACTGCGGCATATCGACGTCGCGCCTCCCTTCACGATTCTCGACTTCGGGTGCGGCCCGGGCAGAGACCTCAAGGCATTCACCGCGCAGGGCCATCGCGCCATCGGCCTCGATGGTGCCGAGCGCTTTGTCACCATGGCTCGCAACGAAACCGGTTGCGAAGTCTGGCATCAGGACTTTCTGCAACTTGATTTGCCGCACGCGCACTTTGATGGCATCTTCGCCAACGCCGTGTTGTTCCATATCCCGAGTCAGGATCTGCCGCGCGTGCTGCGGCAATTGCATGCAACGCTCAAGCCCGGTGGCGTGCTCTTTAGCTCCAACCCACGCGGCACCAATCAGGAAGGCTGGCATCACGGCCGCTACGGCACGTTCCACGATCTCGACGCGTGGCGTCGCTATGTGAGGGATGCCGGATTTACCGAACTCGAACACTATTACCGCCCCGACGGCTTGCCGCGGGAGCAGCAACCCTGGCTCGCGAGCGTGTGGCGCAAGCCGGCCATCTGA
- a CDS encoding LysR family transcriptional regulator produces MEPGKIEGLWTHLHWLTVLAEQGSFTAAAARLGVSKAAMSQRIAELERAAGVSLVQRTTRSVRFTEAGQQLVDDTRAQYEHIATSFSNVRDQAGVARGLIRVTAPVALGRQQVIPRLSQFLREHPEVRVQLDLSDRLSSIATEGFDLAIRHSTNAPETHVAWKLCDTRSLIVATRAYLKRRGTPASPADLTAHDCLSYPRAQTANTWSFEQGMGRKSAGAPVTINVSGPIAANNSEALRDAALDDLGIALLPDFTAQAAVRAGKLVVLLPEWRPVGAFAERIYVVRPYASHVPRAVKRFVDYLRGAFTDGFPC; encoded by the coding sequence ATGGAACCCGGAAAAATTGAAGGGCTCTGGACGCACCTTCACTGGCTGACGGTGCTCGCCGAACAAGGCAGCTTCACGGCGGCGGCGGCGCGTCTGGGGGTGAGCAAGGCGGCGATGAGCCAGCGCATTGCCGAGCTGGAACGTGCCGCAGGCGTGTCGCTTGTGCAGCGCACCACGCGCAGTGTTCGCTTTACGGAGGCCGGGCAACAGCTTGTCGACGACACCCGCGCACAGTACGAGCACATCGCCACGAGTTTTTCGAACGTGCGAGATCAGGCGGGCGTGGCGAGAGGATTGATCCGCGTCACGGCCCCGGTCGCGCTCGGGCGACAGCAGGTCATCCCGAGGTTGTCGCAGTTCCTGCGCGAACACCCTGAAGTGCGTGTGCAACTCGACCTGTCGGATCGGCTGAGTTCGATTGCCACCGAGGGCTTCGATCTTGCCATCCGACACAGTACGAACGCTCCCGAGACGCACGTGGCCTGGAAATTGTGCGACACACGCTCGCTCATCGTCGCCACGCGCGCGTATTTGAAACGGCGCGGCACGCCCGCCTCGCCCGCCGACCTGACAGCGCACGATTGCCTTTCCTATCCACGTGCGCAAACGGCGAACACCTGGTCGTTTGAACAAGGCATGGGGCGCAAATCGGCCGGTGCTCCGGTGACGATCAACGTCAGCGGCCCGATAGCGGCGAACAATAGCGAAGCGTTGCGCGACGCCGCGCTGGACGATCTGGGTATCGCCCTATTGCCCGATTTCACGGCGCAGGCAGCGGTTCGCGCAGGCAAGCTGGTCGTGCTGTTACCGGAATGGCGGCCGGTCGGGGCGTTTGCCGAGCGAATCTACGTGGTGCGCCCGTATGCGTCGCACGTGCCGCGGGCCGTGAAACGGTTCGTCGATTACTTGCGCGGCGCATTTACCGACGGTTTTCCCTGCTAG
- a CDS encoding CoA-acylating methylmalonate-semialdehyde dehydrogenase: MQAFNDTADVVHYIQGERVKGNSERTQPVFNPATGASARQLVLGDVSDVEAAVASAKAAFPAWSNTPPIRRARVMLKFLELMNKHRDELAAIITAEHGKVFSDAQGEVSRGIDVIEFACGIPQLLKGDYTEQVSTGIDNWTTRQALGVVAGITPFNFPCMVPCWMFPVAIAAGNAFVLKPSERDPSASLFMADLLKQAGLPDGIFNVVQGDKVVVDALLTHLDVKAISFVGSTPIANYIYETGAKHGKRVQALGGAKNHMVVMPDADLDQAIDALVGAGYGSAGERCMAISVAVLVGDVADKIMDRLAERARTLVIKNGMEPDAEMGPIVTRQSLERIESYIALGVEEGAKLVVDGRGLKVPGHEAGFFTGGTLFDHVTPDMRIYKEEIFGPVLACVRVKDFTEAIDLINAHEFGNGVACYTRDGHIAREFGRRIEVGMVGINVPIPVPMAWHGFGGWKRSLFGDMHAYGEEGVRFYTKQKSIMQRWPESTEKGAEFAMPTAK; encoded by the coding sequence ATGCAAGCGTTCAACGATACCGCCGACGTGGTGCACTACATTCAGGGCGAGCGCGTGAAGGGGAACAGCGAGCGGACTCAGCCGGTGTTCAACCCGGCAACGGGGGCTAGCGCGCGCCAATTGGTGCTGGGTGACGTGTCCGATGTCGAAGCGGCCGTGGCAAGCGCGAAGGCAGCGTTCCCGGCATGGAGCAACACGCCGCCGATTCGCCGGGCGCGCGTCATGCTGAAGTTCCTCGAATTGATGAACAAGCACCGCGACGAACTCGCTGCGATCATCACGGCAGAACACGGCAAGGTGTTCTCGGACGCACAGGGCGAAGTCTCGCGCGGCATCGACGTGATCGAATTCGCCTGCGGCATTCCGCAATTGCTCAAGGGCGACTATACGGAGCAGGTGTCGACCGGCATCGATAACTGGACGACGCGTCAGGCGCTCGGCGTCGTGGCCGGCATCACGCCGTTCAACTTCCCGTGCATGGTGCCTTGCTGGATGTTCCCGGTTGCCATCGCCGCCGGCAACGCCTTCGTGCTCAAGCCCAGCGAGCGCGATCCGTCGGCATCGCTGTTCATGGCCGACCTGCTCAAGCAGGCGGGATTGCCGGACGGCATTTTCAACGTGGTGCAGGGCGACAAGGTCGTGGTCGACGCGCTGCTCACGCATCTGGACGTCAAGGCCATCAGTTTCGTCGGCTCGACCCCGATTGCGAACTACATTTACGAAACCGGTGCGAAGCACGGCAAGCGCGTGCAGGCGCTGGGCGGTGCGAAGAACCACATGGTCGTGATGCCCGATGCAGATCTCGATCAGGCCATCGACGCGCTGGTCGGCGCAGGCTACGGCTCGGCGGGCGAGCGCTGCATGGCCATTTCGGTGGCAGTGCTGGTCGGCGACGTTGCCGACAAGATCATGGATCGTCTGGCCGAGCGCGCCCGCACGCTGGTCATCAAGAACGGCATGGAGCCGGACGCCGAGATGGGCCCGATCGTCACGCGTCAATCGCTCGAACGTATCGAAAGCTACATCGCGCTGGGTGTGGAAGAAGGCGCCAAGCTGGTGGTCGATGGCCGAGGACTCAAGGTGCCGGGCCATGAAGCGGGCTTCTTCACCGGCGGCACGCTGTTCGATCACGTCACGCCGGACATGCGAATCTACAAGGAAGAAATCTTCGGCCCTGTGCTCGCCTGCGTGCGCGTGAAGGACTTCACCGAAGCGATCGATCTGATCAATGCGCACGAGTTCGGTAACGGCGTGGCGTGCTACACGCGCGATGGCCACATTGCGCGCGAATTCGGTCGTCGCATCGAGGTGGGCATGGTCGGTATCAACGTGCCGATTCCGGTGCCGATGGCATGGCACGGCTTCGGCGGCTGGAAGCGCAGCCTGTTCGGCGACATGCATGCCTACGGCGAAGAGGGTGTGCGGTTCTACACCAAGCAGAAGTCGATCATGCAGCGCTGGCCGGAGAGCACCGAGAAGGGTGCCGAGTTTGCCATGCCGACGGCGAAGTAG
- a CDS encoding MORN repeat-containing protein, producing MDDGRHFKRGAMFALSIAGVFGLLSCAPAHAAGWVKVADRDCKVWSNDPDSPGITWSATWVGPCKNGYADGPGVEEWFKNGVFDQRLEGELSQGKRAGVGTYTWASGNRYEGPFVNDERTGKGKFFWTNGDTYEGDFIAGKRTGKGIYVWASGKRYEGDILNDNITGQGYQLEPNGNTYRGQWADNAFDGPGVITFASDGSVRAGQFVKGKIYDGTDTRADGTLIATYANGVRSSATSSAASDDGPGVLSIVAGLLGAAAQGAASGGGRNAAQYQAVASALQATSGAAMSPSAMPQSVAPTSGNYNAGAGSNAAAAGRKTTAPISGCVEQVRIPRGAKGYVGWYEVETGVRNTCGYAINVAWCVTANNAADDSARCEKNYSGFYGLSPGEQLSLHADRFGTLQTLICKDPARPLNITWSGTRFTGQCVLL from the coding sequence ATGGATGACGGGCGACATTTCAAACGCGGTGCGATGTTCGCGCTCAGTATTGCGGGCGTCTTCGGCCTGCTGAGCTGCGCCCCGGCGCATGCCGCAGGCTGGGTCAAGGTCGCCGACAGAGACTGCAAGGTGTGGTCGAACGATCCGGACAGCCCGGGCATTACGTGGAGCGCAACGTGGGTCGGACCGTGCAAGAACGGTTATGCCGATGGACCGGGCGTCGAGGAGTGGTTCAAAAACGGGGTTTTCGATCAACGTCTCGAAGGCGAGCTAAGTCAGGGCAAACGTGCCGGCGTCGGCACCTACACGTGGGCGAGCGGAAATCGTTATGAAGGTCCCTTTGTCAACGACGAGCGTACCGGCAAGGGGAAGTTCTTCTGGACCAATGGCGATACCTACGAAGGTGACTTCATCGCGGGCAAACGCACCGGCAAAGGCATCTACGTCTGGGCCAGCGGCAAGCGCTATGAAGGCGACATACTCAACGACAACATCACCGGCCAGGGCTACCAACTGGAGCCCAACGGTAATACCTACCGCGGTCAGTGGGCCGACAACGCGTTCGATGGCCCCGGTGTCATTACGTTTGCGTCCGATGGGTCGGTGCGCGCCGGTCAATTCGTCAAGGGCAAGATCTACGACGGCACCGACACGCGCGCCGACGGCACCCTCATCGCGACCTACGCCAACGGCGTGCGCTCAAGCGCAACCTCATCCGCGGCTTCCGACGACGGCCCCGGCGTCCTTTCCATCGTCGCAGGACTGTTAGGCGCAGCGGCACAAGGCGCCGCAAGCGGCGGCGGACGCAACGCTGCCCAATATCAAGCCGTGGCCTCGGCGCTGCAAGCGACGTCCGGCGCCGCCATGTCCCCCTCGGCCATGCCTCAGTCGGTGGCCCCCACGTCCGGCAATTACAACGCAGGCGCCGGCAGCAATGCAGCGGCCGCAGGACGCAAGACGACCGCGCCCATCAGCGGCTGCGTCGAGCAAGTGCGAATCCCTCGAGGCGCCAAGGGTTACGTCGGTTGGTATGAAGTCGAAACCGGCGTCAGGAACACCTGCGGCTACGCGATCAATGTCGCCTGGTGCGTGACCGCAAACAATGCCGCCGACGACTCGGCGCGATGCGAAAAGAACTACTCGGGCTTCTACGGGCTGTCCCCCGGCGAACAGTTGTCACTGCACGCTGACCGCTTCGGCACGTTGCAAACGCTCATCTGCAAAGACCCGGCTCGTCCGCTCAACATTACGTGGAGCGGTACTCGCTTTACAGGGCAGTGCGTGCTTCTCTGA
- a CDS encoding MurR/RpiR family transcriptional regulator yields MNGTLQDRILQLQDDFTPSEKRLADVTLAHLPQLASYSATELAEMAEVSKASAARFFKRLGYETFNDLRTRMRDDADHGSPLFALAGIATPDTASDAPEGALGAHLATDLQNLAHTFERIDAADIERAVEIGASARRVFIAGFRNGRVLAQYMWALLTQVRDGVLLVPGAGLNLAEDLADMTDDDVLVVMDFRRRVTLLRPMVEHANRVGARVVILTDPTATELPARSDIVLRCVNRTTGMFDSYVAAMSLINHLCTRLGIALGEAARERLAHIERLHDDYGDLRR; encoded by the coding sequence ATGAACGGCACGCTTCAAGACCGGATTCTGCAACTGCAAGACGACTTCACGCCCAGCGAGAAGCGTCTGGCGGACGTGACGCTGGCCCACTTGCCGCAGCTAGCTTCGTATTCCGCCACCGAACTGGCCGAGATGGCCGAGGTATCGAAGGCCTCCGCCGCACGCTTCTTCAAGCGCCTCGGCTATGAGACGTTCAACGATCTGCGCACTCGCATGCGCGACGACGCGGACCATGGCTCGCCGCTCTTCGCGCTCGCGGGCATTGCGACGCCGGACACCGCCAGCGACGCCCCGGAGGGTGCGCTCGGCGCGCATCTGGCGACCGATCTGCAAAATCTGGCCCACACCTTCGAGCGTATCGATGCGGCCGACATCGAGCGGGCGGTAGAGATCGGGGCGAGCGCGCGACGTGTCTTCATCGCTGGGTTCCGCAACGGCCGCGTGCTCGCGCAATACATGTGGGCATTGCTCACCCAGGTACGCGACGGTGTATTGCTCGTGCCCGGCGCGGGCCTGAATCTGGCGGAAGACCTCGCTGACATGACCGACGACGACGTGCTTGTGGTGATGGACTTTCGCCGCCGCGTGACGCTGCTGCGTCCGATGGTCGAGCATGCCAACCGCGTGGGCGCTCGCGTCGTGATTCTGACCGACCCGACCGCGACCGAGCTGCCGGCGCGCAGCGACATCGTGCTGCGTTGCGTGAATCGCACGACCGGCATGTTCGATTCCTATGTCGCCGCCATGAGCCTGATCAACCACCTTTGCACGCGCCTGGGTATCGCTTTGGGGGAGGCGGCGCGAGAGCGCCTCGCCCACATCGAGCGCCTGCACGACGACTACGGCGATCTGCGCCGTTAG